The following proteins are co-located in the Sardina pilchardus chromosome 24, fSarPil1.1, whole genome shotgun sequence genome:
- the mrps18b gene encoding 28S ribosomal protein S18b, mitochondrial isoform X2, whose translation MAAPLRSIGRLLCRTNILYQSLREGGHVSLPVVRCHRVGSPCVQVYRSFCTPASSDEDVAATLALSRYKDRPWDYLESEEYIDRYGSKPVWLDYRRNHKGGIPPQKTRKTCIRGDKTCGNPCPICRDPNVIIHYQNVKLLQQFVSPYTGLVLDSTRTGVCMKQQKQLNTAIETARDHGLIPVQVPHVDFSGEDYSNSHAAVGKTPPPTVVKAGEPWYQWYGSMVPDERELARVKKIYKSYLKQ comes from the exons ATGGCGGCCCCCTTGAGAAGCATTGGAAGACTCTTGTGTCGGACTAACATTCTCTATCAAAGTTTACGAGAG GGAGGACATGTTTCGTTACCTGTCGTAAGGTGCCACCGAGTTGGAAGTCCTTGTGTGCAGGTTTATCGGTCGTTTTGTACACCAGCATCATCTGATGAGGACGTTGCAGCTACCCTTGCTTTGTCCCGGTATAAAGACAGACCCTGGGATTATTTGGAGAGCGAAG AGTATATTGACCGCTACGGATCAAAACCAGTGTGGCTCGACTACAGGAGAAACCATAAAGGGGGGATTCCGCCGCAGAAAACACGTAAAACCTGTATT AGAGGAGATAAAACTTGCGGCAATCCCTGTCCCATCTGCAGAGATCCAAATGTCATAATTCACTACCAG AATGTGAAGTTGTTGCAGCAGTTTGTTAGTCCTTACACGGGTTTGGTCTTGGATTCCACAAGAACAG GTGTGTGcatgaaacaacagaaacaGCTTAACACTGCGATAGAGACAGCTCGGGACCATG GCTTGATACCTGTACAGGTACCTCATGTGGATTTCTCAGGGGAGGACTACTCCAATTCCCATGCAGCCGTGGGAAAAACACCTCCTCCCACTGTTGTAAAGGCTGGTGAACCTTGGTATCAGTGGTATGGAAGCATGGTTCCAGATGAACGGGAATTGGCACGAGTAAAGAAGATATACAAATCCTACCTGAAACAGTAG
- the mrps18b gene encoding 28S ribosomal protein S18b, mitochondrial isoform X1, with protein MAAPLRSIGRLLCRTNILYQSLREVRGGHVSLPVVRCHRVGSPCVQVYRSFCTPASSDEDVAATLALSRYKDRPWDYLESEEYIDRYGSKPVWLDYRRNHKGGIPPQKTRKTCIRGDKTCGNPCPICRDPNVIIHYQNVKLLQQFVSPYTGLVLDSTRTGVCMKQQKQLNTAIETARDHGLIPVQVPHVDFSGEDYSNSHAAVGKTPPPTVVKAGEPWYQWYGSMVPDERELARVKKIYKSYLKQ; from the exons ATGGCGGCCCCCTTGAGAAGCATTGGAAGACTCTTGTGTCGGACTAACATTCTCTATCAAAGTTTACGAGAGGTTCGG GGAGGACATGTTTCGTTACCTGTCGTAAGGTGCCACCGAGTTGGAAGTCCTTGTGTGCAGGTTTATCGGTCGTTTTGTACACCAGCATCATCTGATGAGGACGTTGCAGCTACCCTTGCTTTGTCCCGGTATAAAGACAGACCCTGGGATTATTTGGAGAGCGAAG AGTATATTGACCGCTACGGATCAAAACCAGTGTGGCTCGACTACAGGAGAAACCATAAAGGGGGGATTCCGCCGCAGAAAACACGTAAAACCTGTATT AGAGGAGATAAAACTTGCGGCAATCCCTGTCCCATCTGCAGAGATCCAAATGTCATAATTCACTACCAG AATGTGAAGTTGTTGCAGCAGTTTGTTAGTCCTTACACGGGTTTGGTCTTGGATTCCACAAGAACAG GTGTGTGcatgaaacaacagaaacaGCTTAACACTGCGATAGAGACAGCTCGGGACCATG GCTTGATACCTGTACAGGTACCTCATGTGGATTTCTCAGGGGAGGACTACTCCAATTCCCATGCAGCCGTGGGAAAAACACCTCCTCCCACTGTTGTAAAGGCTGGTGAACCTTGGTATCAGTGGTATGGAAGCATGGTTCCAGATGAACGGGAATTGGCACGAGTAAAGAAGATATACAAATCCTACCTGAAACAGTAG